In Ilumatobacter fluminis, the following proteins share a genomic window:
- a CDS encoding ABC transporter permease, whose protein sequence is MSRDRRRVAEERLPLPVLALAVVAVAFFVLPLVGLLWRVPWSEIGDVITRRSVIDALWLSLQTSLAATVLSVVFGVPLAWLLARVEFRGRGLVRAVSTLSMVLPPVVAGVALFASFGRRGLFGQYLDEWFGIRLPFTTAGVVVAQTFVAMPFLVLTVESAIRQFDPRVEDAARTLGAGRWYVFSRVTLPGIRPALVAGAVLAWARALGEFGATITFAGNFPGTTRTMPLATFLALETDPGEAIVIALVLVAVSLAVLVGLRDRWLGGTRGLS, encoded by the coding sequence ATGAGCCGAGACCGCCGACGCGTCGCAGAGGAGCGCCTGCCGCTGCCGGTCCTCGCGCTCGCCGTCGTCGCCGTCGCATTCTTCGTGCTCCCGCTCGTCGGACTCCTGTGGCGCGTGCCGTGGAGCGAGATCGGCGACGTGATCACGCGCCGGTCAGTGATCGACGCGCTGTGGCTGTCGCTGCAGACCTCGCTGGCCGCGACCGTGCTGTCGGTCGTGTTCGGCGTGCCGCTCGCCTGGCTGCTGGCCCGCGTCGAGTTCCGAGGCCGCGGACTCGTACGGGCCGTCTCGACCTTGTCGATGGTCCTGCCGCCGGTCGTCGCCGGCGTCGCGCTGTTCGCCTCGTTCGGTCGTCGCGGGTTGTTCGGCCAGTACCTCGACGAGTGGTTCGGCATCCGTCTGCCGTTCACCACCGCCGGCGTCGTGGTCGCCCAGACGTTCGTCGCGATGCCGTTCCTCGTCCTCACCGTCGAGTCGGCCATCCGCCAGTTCGACCCGCGTGTCGAAGACGCCGCCCGGACGCTCGGCGCCGGCCGCTGGTACGTCTTCTCACGGGTGACCCTGCCCGGCATCCGGCCGGCCCTGGTCGCCGGCGCCGTCCTGGCGTGGGCTCGCGCACTCGGCGAGTTCGGAGCGACGATCACGTTCGCCGGCAACTTCCCGGGCACGACCCGCACCATGCCGCTCGCCACGTTCCTGGCACTCGAGACCGATCCCGGTGAGGCGATCGTCATCGCCCTGGTGCTCGTCGCCGTGAGCCTCGCCGTCCTGGTCGGGTTGCGCGACCGGTGGCTCGGCGGCACCCGGGGGTTGTCGTGA
- a CDS encoding ABC transporter ATP-binding protein: MSLSAEIGVTVGGFELDLDLEVADGELLAVLGPNGSGKTTLLRALAGLVPLDEGHIVVDGVLLDDPGAGVFVPPEQRPIGVVFQQYLLFEHLSARDNVAFGLRARGVKKGPARAEAARRLASVGLADRGDARPAELSGGQAQRVALARALANDPRLLLLDEPLAALDVATRRQVRRDLRHQLGGFGGVRIVVTHDPVDAYALADRVAIVDGGSIVQSGTVAEITAHPRSRYVAELVGTNLIEGRLDRSVLVTLDGVEVAVVADFDGPAFAIVRPQSITLARVAADTSARNTFDGVVDDVDRIGDRVRVGIAGPLHLTAEITVGALDSLGLRPGDAVSASLKATDIEIYPA; this comes from the coding sequence GTGAGCCTGTCGGCCGAGATCGGCGTCACCGTCGGCGGGTTCGAGCTCGACCTCGACCTGGAGGTGGCTGACGGGGAGCTGCTGGCCGTGCTCGGGCCCAACGGGTCCGGCAAGACCACGCTCCTGCGAGCCCTCGCCGGGCTCGTCCCGCTCGACGAGGGACACATCGTCGTCGACGGAGTCCTGCTCGACGATCCGGGCGCCGGGGTCTTCGTGCCACCGGAGCAGCGACCCATCGGCGTCGTCTTCCAGCAGTACCTGTTGTTCGAGCACCTGTCGGCGCGCGACAACGTGGCCTTCGGCCTGCGGGCACGAGGCGTCAAGAAGGGGCCGGCGCGTGCCGAGGCTGCGCGGCGCCTGGCGTCGGTCGGGCTGGCCGACCGCGGCGACGCCCGGCCCGCCGAGCTGTCGGGCGGCCAGGCACAGCGTGTCGCCCTCGCCCGCGCACTCGCGAACGATCCGCGCCTGCTCCTGCTCGACGAACCGCTCGCTGCGCTCGACGTCGCGACGCGCCGTCAGGTTCGTCGAGACCTGCGGCATCAGCTGGGAGGTTTCGGCGGCGTCAGGATCGTCGTGACCCACGATCCCGTCGACGCCTACGCCCTCGCCGACCGTGTCGCCATCGTCGACGGCGGATCGATCGTGCAGTCGGGCACCGTGGCCGAGATCACGGCTCACCCGCGATCTCGGTACGTCGCCGAACTCGTCGGCACGAACCTCATCGAAGGCCGACTCGACCGCTCGGTGCTCGTCACCCTGGACGGCGTCGAGGTCGCCGTCGTCGCCGACTTCGACGGGCCGGCGTTCGCGATCGTGCGGCCGCAGTCGATCACGCTCGCCCGCGTCGCTGCCGACACCAGCGCCCGGAACACGTTCGACGGCGTCGTCGACGACGTCGACCGGATCGGCGACCGGGTGCGGGTGGGGATCGCCGGCCCGCTCCACCTCACTGCCGAGATCACCGTCGGGGCGCTCGACAGCCTCGGCCTCCGTCCGGGCGATGCGGTCAGCGCCTCGTTGAAGGCGACCGACATCGAGATCTATCCGGCATGA
- a CDS encoding PadR family transcriptional regulator has translation MSTEPLLGEWACLGVLYDQPAHGWAVARELRPDGPVGRVWSLSRPLTYRSIDRLAERRWIEPRAEETGGGGPTRTIMAATRAGRARFRSWLRTPVPHLRDLRSELLLKLVFAERLDIDVTAMVQDQRIVVDELAEALDAADDADVVTLWRAESAAAAQRFLAQMGSDTFRRDRRNVSDPMTQGR, from the coding sequence ATGAGCACCGAACCGCTGCTCGGTGAATGGGCGTGCCTGGGAGTGCTCTACGACCAGCCCGCTCACGGGTGGGCGGTCGCCCGCGAACTGCGGCCCGACGGACCCGTCGGGCGGGTGTGGTCGCTCTCGCGTCCGCTCACCTACCGGTCGATCGACCGCCTGGCCGAGCGCCGCTGGATCGAGCCGAGGGCCGAGGAGACGGGCGGGGGTGGGCCGACCCGCACGATCATGGCGGCCACACGAGCGGGGCGGGCCCGGTTCCGATCGTGGCTTCGCACCCCGGTGCCCCACCTGCGCGACCTGCGCAGCGAGCTGCTCCTCAAGCTCGTCTTCGCCGAGCGACTCGACATCGACGTGACCGCGATGGTGCAGGATCAACGCATCGTCGTCGACGAACTCGCCGAGGCGCTCGATGCCGCCGACGACGCCGACGTCGTCACCCTCTGGCGAGCCGAATCAGCCGCCGCCGCCCAACGCTTCCTCGCACAGATGGGGTCGGATACGTTTCGTCGGGACCGACGAAACGTATCCGACCCCATGACTCAGGGGCGGTAG
- the metH gene encoding methionine synthase, translating to MTNPTSLHDAAAERILLLDGASGSELQRMGITEADLRGGRFADLSQSLAGNNDLLALSAPDVVRRLHDSYLEVGADILTTNTFSGTTVAQREYGLDDPALIADLNLAAASIAREAADAAATATGQPRWVAGAIGPTNVTLSMSPRVDDPGYRALSFRHLAEAYRGQIEALIDGGVDVLLVETVFDTLTAKAAIWAARRLEADTGKHVPMLISGTITDRSGRTLSGQTAGAFWQSVRHADPFAVGLNCSLGGADLRPYVQELSGLADTLVIAYPNAGLPNELGQYDEAPETTARILGEFARDGIVNIVGGCCGTTPEHIAAIRDQIAGAAPRVPADAPQQLRLSGLEPFTLSSDIPFVNVGERTNITGSARFRRLIKEGDFDTALDVARQQVENGAQIIDVNMDDGLLDGVETMTRFLNLVAAEPDIARVPVMIDSSKFEVIEAGLECVQGKSIVNSISLKEGVEPFLAQARVCRDHGAAVVVMAFDEDGQADTYDRRVDICSRAYELLTTELDFPPTDIIFDPNVFAVATGIADHDRYAIDFIEATREIRRRFPQTNISGGVSNLSFAFRGNEPVREAMHSAFLFHAIDAGMRMGIVNAGQLAVYEQIDPELRELCDDVILARRPDAGERLLEAATKFASDGSETVDVAAAEWRSWDVDKRLEHALVNGITDFIDGDVEEARTRLGSPVSVIEGPLMDGMNVVGDLFGSGKMFLPQVVKSARVMKQAVAYLTPYLEAEREANAGPSSKATVVVATVKGDVHDIGKNIVRVVLECANYHVVDLGVMVPAHTILDAAEEHNAQIVGLSGLITPSLDEMVNVASEMARRGMTTPLLIGGATTSRIHTALKVTPAYEQAPVVYVPDASRAAGVISKLLGNDEARQTFLGDLDAEYRRVIEAHERAEVERRRLSIGEARRNAPSYTFDSSSVVAPTFTGARAVEGLSVAELVDYIDWTPFFHAWGIRAQYPGVLTDERTAEAAAPLFDDARRMLDQAVAEDWFGVRAAVGFWEAYGEGDDIVLPTVGRRLHGLRQQLQRRDNKPNIAFGDFVAPADAGVTDHIGGFVVTAGPEEIAIAERFEVAGDDYSAIMVKAVADRIAEALAEFVHQKVRRELWGYAPDESFAPQELIGEPYRGIRPAPGYPAQPDHSEKDTIFELLDAERLSGVSLTESYAMTPGSSVSGLYFAHPDSHYFAVGRLQRDQVADYADRKGITLADAERLLASTLAYRP from the coding sequence ATGACGAACCCGACCTCCCTCCACGACGCCGCCGCCGAGCGGATCCTCCTGCTCGACGGCGCCTCCGGCAGCGAACTGCAGCGGATGGGCATCACCGAGGCCGACCTGCGCGGCGGTCGGTTCGCCGACCTGTCGCAGTCGCTCGCCGGCAACAACGACCTGCTCGCCCTCTCGGCCCCCGACGTCGTGCGCCGGTTGCACGACTCGTACCTCGAGGTGGGCGCCGACATCCTCACCACCAACACCTTCTCGGGCACCACGGTCGCGCAACGCGAGTACGGCCTCGACGACCCGGCGCTCATCGCCGACCTCAACCTGGCAGCGGCGTCGATCGCCCGCGAAGCCGCCGATGCCGCGGCGACCGCGACCGGACAGCCCCGCTGGGTCGCCGGCGCGATCGGGCCGACCAACGTCACCCTGTCGATGTCGCCTCGGGTCGACGACCCGGGCTACCGGGCACTGTCGTTCCGCCACCTGGCCGAGGCCTATCGCGGACAGATCGAGGCTCTCATCGACGGCGGCGTCGACGTGCTGCTCGTCGAGACGGTGTTCGACACCCTCACCGCCAAGGCCGCCATCTGGGCCGCCCGCCGCCTCGAGGCCGACACAGGCAAGCACGTGCCGATGCTGATCTCCGGCACGATCACCGACCGTTCGGGCCGCACCCTGTCGGGCCAGACCGCCGGCGCGTTCTGGCAGTCGGTACGACACGCCGACCCGTTCGCCGTCGGACTGAACTGCTCGCTCGGCGGCGCCGACCTGCGGCCGTACGTGCAGGAGCTGTCGGGATTGGCCGACACGCTCGTGATCGCGTACCCCAACGCCGGGCTGCCCAACGAGCTCGGCCAGTACGACGAGGCGCCCGAGACGACGGCCCGCATCCTCGGCGAGTTCGCACGTGACGGCATCGTCAACATCGTCGGTGGTTGTTGCGGCACGACGCCCGAGCACATCGCGGCGATCCGTGACCAGATCGCCGGAGCCGCGCCGCGAGTTCCGGCCGACGCGCCGCAGCAGCTGCGCCTGTCGGGCCTCGAACCGTTCACGCTCAGCTCCGACATCCCGTTCGTGAACGTCGGTGAGCGGACGAACATCACCGGCTCGGCCCGCTTCCGTCGTCTCATCAAGGAAGGCGACTTCGACACCGCGCTCGACGTCGCCCGCCAGCAGGTCGAGAACGGCGCCCAGATCATCGACGTCAACATGGACGACGGCCTGCTCGACGGCGTCGAGACGATGACCCGGTTCTTGAACCTCGTCGCCGCCGAGCCCGACATCGCCCGTGTCCCGGTGATGATCGACTCGTCGAAGTTCGAGGTGATCGAGGCCGGACTCGAGTGTGTCCAGGGCAAGTCGATCGTCAACTCGATCTCTCTGAAGGAAGGCGTCGAGCCGTTCCTCGCCCAGGCACGGGTGTGCCGCGATCATGGCGCCGCCGTCGTCGTGATGGCGTTCGACGAGGACGGGCAGGCCGACACGTACGACCGACGGGTCGACATCTGCAGCCGGGCGTACGAACTGCTCACCACCGAGCTCGACTTCCCGCCGACCGACATCATCTTCGACCCGAACGTGTTCGCCGTGGCCACCGGCATCGCCGACCACGACCGCTACGCGATCGACTTCATCGAGGCGACGCGTGAGATCCGGCGCCGCTTCCCGCAGACCAACATCTCGGGTGGTGTGTCGAACCTGTCGTTCGCGTTCCGCGGCAACGAACCGGTTCGCGAGGCGATGCACTCGGCGTTCCTGTTCCACGCGATCGACGCCGGGATGCGGATGGGCATCGTGAACGCCGGTCAGCTCGCCGTGTACGAACAGATCGATCCCGAGCTGCGCGAGCTGTGCGACGACGTGATCCTCGCCCGCCGACCCGACGCCGGCGAACGGCTGCTCGAAGCGGCCACGAAGTTCGCGAGTGACGGGAGCGAGACCGTCGACGTCGCCGCTGCCGAGTGGCGTTCGTGGGACGTCGACAAGCGGCTCGAACACGCCCTCGTCAACGGCATCACCGACTTCATCGACGGCGACGTCGAGGAGGCCCGCACCCGACTCGGCTCACCGGTGTCGGTGATCGAGGGTCCGCTGATGGACGGCATGAACGTCGTCGGCGACCTGTTCGGCTCCGGCAAGATGTTCCTCCCCCAGGTCGTGAAGTCGGCCCGCGTGATGAAGCAGGCCGTCGCGTACCTCACCCCGTACCTGGAGGCCGAACGCGAGGCCAACGCCGGACCGTCGTCGAAGGCGACCGTGGTCGTCGCCACCGTCAAGGGCGACGTGCACGACATCGGCAAGAACATCGTCCGGGTCGTGCTCGAGTGCGCCAACTACCACGTCGTCGATCTCGGCGTGATGGTGCCCGCCCACACGATCCTCGACGCCGCCGAAGAACACAACGCACAGATCGTCGGCCTGTCGGGCCTCATCACACCGTCGCTCGACGAGATGGTGAACGTGGCGAGCGAGATGGCGCGTCGTGGCATGACGACGCCGCTGCTCATCGGCGGCGCCACGACGAGCCGGATCCACACGGCGCTCAAGGTCACGCCTGCGTACGAGCAGGCGCCCGTCGTCTACGTCCCCGACGCATCACGTGCCGCCGGGGTGATCTCGAAGTTGCTCGGCAACGACGAGGCACGCCAGACGTTCCTCGGCGACCTCGACGCCGAGTACCGGCGCGTCATCGAGGCCCATGAGCGGGCCGAGGTCGAGCGGCGTCGGCTGTCGATCGGCGAGGCACGACGCAACGCCCCGTCGTACACGTTCGACTCGTCGTCGGTCGTGGCGCCGACGTTCACCGGTGCCCGTGCGGTCGAGGGGCTCTCGGTCGCCGAACTCGTCGACTACATCGACTGGACCCCGTTCTTCCACGCCTGGGGCATCCGGGCGCAGTACCCCGGCGTGCTCACCGACGAGCGCACCGCCGAGGCCGCCGCTCCCCTGTTCGACGACGCCCGCCGCATGCTCGACCAGGCCGTCGCCGAAGACTGGTTCGGTGTCCGCGCCGCCGTCGGGTTCTGGGAGGCGTACGGCGAGGGTGACGACATCGTGCTGCCCACCGTCGGGCGACGTCTCCACGGGTTGCGACAGCAGCTCCAGCGCCGCGACAACAAGCCGAACATCGCGTTCGGCGATTTCGTGGCGCCGGCCGACGCCGGGGTCACCGACCACATCGGCGGCTTCGTCGTGACGGCCGGGCCGGAGGAGATCGCGATCGCCGAACGCTTCGAGGTCGCCGGCGATGACTACTCGGCGATCATGGTCAAGGCCGTTGCCGACCGCATCGCGGAGGCATTGGCCGAGTTCGTCCATCAGAAGGTGCGTCGCGAGCTGTGGGGCTACGCCCCCGACGAGTCGTTCGCACCGCAGGAGCTGATCGGTGAGCCGTACCGCGGCATCCGTCCGGCCCCCGGCTACCCGGCGCAGCCCGACCACTCCGAGAAGGACACCATCTTCGAACTGCTCGACGCCGAGCGGCTCTCCGGCGTGTCGCTGACGGAGTCGTACGCCATGACCCCGGGTTCGTCGGTGTCGGGCCTGTACTTCGCCCACCCCGACAGCCACTACTTCGCCGTCGGTCGCCTCCAGCGCGACCAGGTCGCCGACTACGCCGACCGCAAGGGCATCACCCTCGCCGACGCCGAACGCCTCCTCGCCAGCACCCTCGCCTACCGCCCCTGA
- a CDS encoding methylenetetrahydrofolate reductase: MTTFSFEVFPPKTDAGLVQLAEAVAELEQLRPSFVSITYGAGGSSRDRSFETISTVARQGSTMAAHLTCVGQSRADLDDVIDRYLSLGVSHVVALRGDPPEGIDAPYAPHPDGYTSTAELVAAAKARGIEHISVSGYPEKHPQSPSDDHDMAILAEKAAAGADRAITQMCFDTEATIRWIDRVRSAGIDIDIAPGIFPIHSFPAVARFAARCGASMPAEVAERFAGLDDDPDTTAKVGAEFAAQQIARLREHGVRHVHLYTLNRAPLARAVTEQL; encoded by the coding sequence ATGACCACCTTCAGCTTCGAGGTCTTCCCACCGAAGACCGATGCCGGCCTCGTCCAACTCGCCGAGGCGGTCGCCGAACTCGAACAGCTCCGGCCGTCGTTCGTGTCGATCACCTACGGCGCCGGCGGATCCAGCCGCGACCGGTCGTTCGAGACGATCTCGACCGTCGCCCGGCAGGGCTCGACGATGGCGGCGCACCTCACCTGCGTCGGTCAGTCACGAGCCGACCTCGACGACGTCATCGACCGCTACCTGTCGCTCGGCGTCTCCCACGTGGTGGCGCTCCGCGGCGATCCGCCCGAGGGCATCGATGCGCCGTACGCACCGCACCCCGACGGCTACACCTCGACCGCCGAACTCGTCGCCGCCGCCAAGGCGCGCGGCATCGAGCACATCTCGGTGTCGGGCTACCCGGAGAAGCACCCGCAGTCGCCGTCCGACGACCACGACATGGCGATCCTCGCCGAGAAGGCGGCCGCCGGCGCCGACCGGGCGATCACCCAGATGTGCTTCGACACCGAGGCCACGATCCGCTGGATCGACCGGGTTCGATCGGCCGGTATCGACATCGACATCGCTCCGGGCATCTTCCCGATCCACTCGTTCCCCGCCGTCGCACGTTTCGCCGCTCGGTGCGGGGCGTCGATGCCGGCCGAGGTCGCCGAGCGCTTCGCCGGCCTCGACGACGACCCCGACACCACCGCCAAGGTCGGCGCCGAGTTCGCCGCCCAGCAGATCGCACGCCTCCGCGAACACGGCGTGCGGCACGTCCACCTCTACACCCTCAACCGGGCTCCGCTCGCTCGCGCCGTGACCGAGCAGCTCTGA
- a CDS encoding ArsR/SmtB family transcription factor, producing the protein MALAAKTTIDVLRAIGEDTRFRIALLLHHGELTVSDLTDILGQSQPRISRHLKLLTEAGVVEKHREGTWAFFDLVTTGPIADVVGAAIDTVDPDDPVLAADLDRLALVRNQRAATAQEYFAAIAERWDEERSLHAPDDVVEAAIVEALAERPYHSVLDMGTGTGRMLQLLIGDRLDVRAIGLDNSHSMLGVARANLERAEVHGVDLRQGDVYSPPVEPGFDLVVVHQVLHFLHDPARAVHEARRLLNPGGRLLIVDFAPHALEFLRTDHAHRRLGFRDDTIVGWLEQSGLRPDEPCRIEPQHGATNPDDERLVVTLWLAHDRAAAPTTDSPTDAVPEGALR; encoded by the coding sequence ATGGCATTGGCGGCCAAGACGACCATCGACGTGCTGCGGGCGATCGGAGAAGACACCCGCTTCCGCATCGCGCTCCTCCTCCACCACGGCGAACTCACCGTCTCCGACCTGACCGACATCCTCGGTCAGTCGCAACCCCGCATCTCCCGGCACCTCAAGTTGCTCACCGAGGCGGGCGTGGTCGAGAAGCACCGAGAGGGCACGTGGGCGTTCTTCGATCTGGTCACCACCGGCCCGATCGCCGACGTGGTCGGCGCTGCGATCGACACCGTCGACCCCGACGACCCGGTGCTCGCCGCCGATCTCGACCGCCTGGCGCTCGTCCGCAACCAGCGCGCCGCCACCGCCCAGGAGTACTTCGCCGCCATCGCCGAGCGTTGGGACGAGGAACGGTCACTGCACGCGCCCGACGATGTCGTCGAGGCGGCGATCGTCGAGGCGCTCGCCGAACGGCCGTACCACTCGGTGCTCGACATGGGCACCGGCACCGGCCGCATGCTCCAGCTCCTCATCGGCGACCGGCTCGACGTGCGAGCCATCGGCCTCGACAACAGCCACTCGATGCTCGGCGTCGCCCGAGCCAACCTCGAGCGGGCCGAGGTCCACGGGGTCGACCTGCGCCAGGGCGACGTGTACAGCCCACCGGTCGAGCCGGGCTTCGATCTCGTGGTCGTCCATCAGGTGCTCCACTTCCTGCACGATCCGGCCCGCGCCGTGCACGAGGCACGCCGGCTCCTGAACCCCGGCGGCAGGCTTCTGATCGTCGACTTCGCGCCGCATGCACTCGAGTTCCTTCGTACCGATCACGCCCACCGCCGACTCGGGTTCCGCGACGACACGATCGTGGGCTGGCTCGAGCAGAGCGGCCTGCGCCCCGACGAGCCGTGCCGGATCGAGCCGCAGCACGGTGCGACGAACCCCGACGACGAGCGTCTCGTCGTGACGCTGTGGCTCGCCCACGACCGGGCGGCCGCACCGACCACCGATTCCCCGACCGACGCCGTCCCCGAGGGAGCGCTCCGATGA
- a CDS encoding amidohydrolase family protein, with protein sequence MAASRSSGLVCAHHHLYSGLARGMPAPPSTPRNFLQVLEQVWWRLDRALDLEMLEWSAKLAAVEALQAGTTAIIDHHESPNAIEGSLTTLADACAEVGVRVSCAYGVTDRHGPDGAARGLAENDRFLSEGGRGMVGVHASFTCTDDTLAAAAELAKKHGVGVHIHVAEGADDLDAPERLAGLTRDDWLLIHGVHLRDDHGLSGTIVHNPRSNMNNAVGYARPSRFDNPVALGTDGIGADMLDEFRLAFVRQRESDVTASPDDAWGWLSAGWDLFPEARDDTVTWNYPTFDPWHLAYSTTVNAIDVDVDGEPVLRNGTTTRVDEAEVRAKAAEQAQRLFRALEELT encoded by the coding sequence GTGGCAGCGTCACGTTCCTCGGGTCTGGTCTGTGCCCATCACCACCTGTATTCCGGGCTCGCTCGCGGCATGCCGGCGCCGCCGTCGACGCCCCGGAACTTCCTCCAGGTGCTCGAACAGGTCTGGTGGCGGCTCGACCGAGCGCTCGATCTCGAGATGCTCGAGTGGTCGGCCAAGCTCGCTGCCGTCGAAGCGCTGCAGGCCGGCACCACCGCGATCATCGACCACCACGAGTCACCGAACGCGATCGAGGGGTCGCTGACCACGCTCGCCGACGCCTGTGCCGAGGTGGGCGTCCGCGTCTCGTGTGCGTACGGGGTCACCGACCGTCACGGCCCCGACGGCGCCGCCCGCGGCCTGGCCGAGAACGACCGCTTCCTGTCCGAGGGTGGCCGCGGCATGGTCGGCGTGCACGCCTCGTTCACGTGCACTGACGACACCCTGGCCGCCGCCGCCGAACTGGCGAAGAAGCATGGCGTTGGCGTCCACATCCACGTCGCGGAGGGGGCCGACGACCTCGATGCGCCCGAGCGGCTCGCCGGGCTGACGCGCGACGACTGGCTCCTGATCCACGGCGTCCACCTGCGCGACGATCACGGCCTGTCGGGCACGATCGTCCACAACCCGCGCTCGAACATGAACAACGCGGTCGGCTACGCCAGGCCGTCCCGCTTCGACAACCCGGTCGCGCTCGGCACCGACGGGATCGGCGCCGACATGCTCGACGAGTTCCGTCTCGCCTTCGTCCGCCAACGCGAGTCCGACGTCACGGCGTCGCCCGACGATGCCTGGGGCTGGTTGTCGGCCGGCTGGGATCTGTTCCCGGAGGCACGCGACGACACCGTCACGTGGAACTATCCGACGTTCGACCCCTGGCATCTCGCCTACTCGACGACCGTCAACGCGATCGACGTCGACGTCGACGGCGAGCCGGTGCTGCGCAACGGCACCACCACCCGCGTCGACGAGGCCGAGGTGCGTGCCAAGGCCGCCGAACAGGCCCAACGACTCTTCCGAGCCCTCGAGGAACTGACATGA
- a CDS encoding 4Fe-4S dicluster domain-containing protein — protein MSHDTAPLTPMTMSTLLGRIEHEWSTRQKIFDLPSARIWQPDPDVDLGFEFLGRPCATPVGPAAGPHSQLAENIVLAWLGGSRLFELKTVQVLDDLEIARPCIDMQTIGYNIEWSQELTVPQSLTEYVKASMLVEMLTQWEPLADHLHNDTGDGPGSHVFDMSVGYDLAGISGDKVSRFIRGMRDATDEIAALRPQIAEAGGSFAALADLDFSTHIADTLTLSTFHGCPPEEIESITKHLIDEHDLDVIVKLNPTLLGYETVAGIVNDELGYRDVSVKEQAFADDLQFERGIELIEELNEYAKQRGRRFGIKLTNTLVVDNTRGFMPDDPMYLSGAPLHVLASTLLDRLATALPGRLAIPGHDGDVMVSFSAGITKENLPEAIAMGVNPATVCSDLLKPGGYGRLAPMLKALTAAVRDDGCSDLASWKQLRQAAAVDAGFATACAQHVADIRGDGIESYHLDGNSKLPREVDNDLQMFGCVACNFCVTVCPNDAFTNIRSLDGMDGRQQYLVFSELCNECGNCMVFCPERGDPAMIKPRLYTDRALFEARDGQGFLVDGGRVVDARADDESIELVGRLLASDAGNPLG, from the coding sequence ATGAGCCACGACACCGCACCACTCACCCCGATGACGATGTCGACGCTGCTCGGCCGCATCGAACACGAGTGGTCGACCCGCCAGAAGATCTTCGATCTCCCGAGCGCCCGCATCTGGCAGCCCGACCCCGACGTCGACCTCGGTTTCGAGTTCCTCGGCCGTCCGTGCGCCACGCCGGTCGGCCCCGCCGCCGGCCCCCACAGCCAGCTCGCGGAGAACATCGTCCTCGCCTGGCTCGGCGGCTCACGCTTGTTCGAGTTGAAGACGGTGCAGGTGCTCGACGATCTCGAGATCGCCCGGCCGTGCATCGACATGCAGACGATCGGCTACAACATCGAGTGGAGCCAGGAGCTCACCGTTCCGCAGAGCCTCACCGAGTACGTGAAGGCGTCGATGCTGGTCGAGATGCTGACGCAGTGGGAGCCACTCGCCGACCACCTCCACAACGACACCGGCGACGGCCCGGGCTCGCACGTGTTCGACATGAGCGTCGGCTACGACCTGGCCGGCATCTCCGGCGACAAGGTCAGTCGTTTCATCCGCGGCATGCGCGACGCCACCGACGAGATCGCCGCCCTCCGACCGCAGATCGCCGAGGCGGGCGGCTCGTTCGCCGCCCTCGCCGACCTCGACTTCTCGACCCACATCGCCGACACCCTGACGCTCTCGACGTTCCACGGGTGCCCGCCCGAAGAGATCGAGTCGATCACGAAGCACCTGATCGACGAACACGACCTCGACGTGATCGTCAAACTCAACCCGACACTGCTCGGCTACGAAACGGTCGCCGGCATCGTCAACGACGAGCTCGGGTACCGCGACGTGTCGGTGAAGGAGCAAGCCTTCGCCGACGACCTCCAGTTCGAGCGCGGCATCGAGCTGATCGAAGAGCTCAACGAGTACGCGAAGCAGCGCGGCCGTCGCTTCGGCATCAAGCTGACCAACACGCTCGTGGTCGACAACACCCGCGGCTTCATGCCCGACGATCCGATGTACCTGTCGGGTGCACCGCTCCACGTGCTGGCGTCGACGTTGCTCGACCGGCTGGCGACGGCGCTCCCCGGTCGACTCGCGATCCCCGGTCACGACGGCGACGTCATGGTGAGCTTCTCGGCCGGCATCACGAAGGAGAACCTGCCCGAGGCGATCGCCATGGGCGTCAATCCGGCGACGGTCTGCTCCGACCTGTTGAAGCCCGGCGGGTACGGCCGATTGGCGCCGATGCTCAAGGCGCTCACCGCGGCCGTGCGCGACGACGGCTGCTCCGATCTGGCGTCGTGGAAGCAGCTGCGCCAGGCCGCCGCCGTCGACGCCGGCTTCGCGACGGCGTGTGCGCAGCACGTCGCCGACATCCGCGGCGACGGCATCGAGTCGTATCACCTCGACGGCAACTCGAAGCTGCCCCGCGAGGTCGACAACGATCTCCAGATGTTCGGATGCGTCGCCTGCAACTTCTGCGTCACCGTGTGTCCGAACGACGCGTTCACGAACATCCGCAGCCTCGACGGCATGGACGGCCGCCAGCAGTACCTCGTGTTCAGCGAGCTCTGCAACGAGTGCGGGAACTGCATGGTGTTCTGCCCCGAGCGTGGCGACCCGGCGATGATCAAGCCTCGGCTCTACACCGATCGAGCCCTCTTCGAGGCCCGCGACGGCCAGGGGTTCCTCGTCGACGGCGGCCGCGTGGTCGACGCCCGTGCCGACGACGAGAGCATCGAACTGGTCGGTCGGCTGCTGGCGAGCGACGCCGGCAACCCCCTCGGCTGA